From the genome of Thermogutta terrifontis, one region includes:
- a CDS encoding MraY family glycosyltransferase, whose protein sequence is MITQPMVIYAGVSAAAALVLSTVLTALLYWLAPKINLLDHPDARRKLHSRPTPLGGGVAIFLSLCLVLAGNFLLPNPWGFHIQRDWNDLLVLLVASGWLVGVGLYDDRFNLRGRYKLLAQILAAVLVVGGGYSFGRADIFGISIDLGDFGPLIAVIWFLGTINSINLLDGMDGQAGTLGVIFSVTIALMACLTGHFAVAFIAIVLAAAILGFLIFNLPPAKIFLGDAGSMFIGLILGVLAVRASIKGPSTLMVATVLLLWLLPMLDTAAAIVRRKLSRRSIYATDRFHLHHQFIEKLGNNTRALLLITVLAFSMACASVATLVVGNDLLALGCGATMVVGLVATGLFGRAECRLLWAAFRKVGRRLKRAFSRQEDCVCEGLQLSGRGTWQHLWEQLIRPASEYNLVYARIDLNDSHLRENYVGEWQRNGVPVDSHQQPLSHHIIPLWVHDREVGRIEAVILRQGETFQRDVEFVLSLADPFEARLQQLASTQGVNTPIQKQSPVASPHIVNRVDHATHEWNNGGNGNGHARKEVTPDPLQPTTVRRSQSKQEVSH, encoded by the coding sequence ATGATCACGCAACCAATGGTTATCTATGCTGGGGTTAGCGCCGCAGCAGCGTTGGTCTTGAGTACTGTTCTCACGGCTCTCCTGTATTGGCTGGCTCCCAAAATCAACCTGCTGGATCATCCCGACGCCCGGCGAAAACTGCACAGCCGGCCTACCCCACTGGGAGGCGGAGTAGCGATTTTTCTCTCACTCTGCCTTGTTCTGGCGGGCAACTTTCTGCTCCCAAATCCCTGGGGCTTTCACATCCAACGAGATTGGAATGACCTGCTCGTTCTTCTAGTCGCCTCCGGCTGGCTTGTGGGAGTGGGTCTCTACGATGACCGCTTCAATCTCCGCGGCCGGTACAAACTCTTGGCGCAGATTCTTGCGGCGGTTCTCGTGGTGGGAGGAGGTTACAGTTTCGGTCGGGCAGATATTTTTGGGATCTCTATCGATCTTGGGGATTTCGGCCCGCTGATCGCCGTGATATGGTTTTTGGGCACCATCAACTCCATCAATCTCCTCGATGGCATGGACGGTCAAGCGGGGACTTTGGGAGTCATTTTCAGTGTAACAATTGCCTTGATGGCCTGCCTCACCGGACACTTTGCTGTGGCCTTCATTGCCATCGTGCTTGCTGCCGCGATTCTGGGGTTCCTCATTTTCAACTTGCCTCCCGCGAAAATCTTCCTCGGCGATGCCGGGAGTATGTTCATCGGCCTGATTCTCGGTGTTTTGGCCGTGCGGGCGTCTATCAAAGGTCCCAGTACCCTCATGGTGGCCACGGTACTTCTTCTCTGGTTGCTCCCCATGCTGGACACCGCAGCCGCAATTGTCCGGCGGAAGCTTTCACGAAGGAGCATTTACGCAACGGATAGATTCCACCTCCATCACCAATTCATCGAAAAGCTGGGCAACAATACGCGTGCGCTTCTTCTCATCACGGTGCTTGCGTTCTCTATGGCTTGTGCATCCGTTGCAACCCTCGTTGTGGGTAATGACCTTCTCGCCCTGGGATGTGGCGCGACAATGGTCGTCGGGTTGGTCGCCACAGGCCTGTTCGGCCGGGCAGAATGTCGCCTGTTGTGGGCGGCGTTTCGCAAAGTTGGCCGACGCCTGAAAAGGGCCTTTTCACGACAAGAGGATTGCGTTTGTGAAGGGCTCCAGTTAAGCGGCCGCGGAACGTGGCAACACCTTTGGGAGCAGCTTATTCGGCCTGCTTCCGAGTACAACCTCGTGTATGCCCGTATCGATCTGAATGATTCGCATCTGCGGGAAAATTACGTGGGGGAATGGCAAAGAAATGGCGTTCCGGTTGATTCGCATCAACAACCGCTCAGCCACCACATCATTCCGTTGTGGGTGCATGATCGCGAGGTGGGCAGAATCGAGGCCGTCATCCTGCGTCAAGGTGAGACGTTCCAGAGGGATGTGGAGTTTGTCCTGTCCCTGGCCGACCCCTTTGAAGCCCGACTGCAGCAACTGGCAAGCACTCAGGGCGTGAATACACCAATACAGAAACAATCACCAGTGGCCTCACCTCACATCGTGAACCGTGTGGATCATGCCACGCACGAATGGAATAACGGTGGTAATGGGAATGGCCATGCCCGCAAAGAAGTGACACCCGATCCCCTTCAGCCGACGACTGTTCGGCGGTCCCAATCCAAGCAGGAGGTTTCGCACTGA
- a CDS encoding polysaccharide biosynthesis tyrosine autokinase, with product MSEHQHLPAPVGQDRTGAARPSAPAPLYLDAEWQPIPAAEAGQGFGAYLHAFRRRWLAVAFLGMLCGAAAAAAAWFLFIPQYTATALIRVSSSVQSVLFPTQQGAGPSFDIYKATQLEYLRSRFVLVAALRQPEVARLPSIREQIDPVQWVSEHLSVRFPGNSEFMNVSFTSTRPDETAVIVNAIVDAYMREVVDTEQRERRQRLSELDQLYSEKEADVRKLENDLKSLSQQLETGDSQALSLKQQITLQQFSTYRNELINVQLRMLRLQGELSIKKAIRDKAAQIPVTDREIEAAARTDPVILQLQLRESELKNLVAQTRDVLRPEIAARYGNRYVQELADVQSRIKARREEIRQELEQRRVRDLDEEIENLNFELSILAQQQDQLQKEVENVRRSAETFGKGSIEVEFLRAEVELARKTLQTIAEERNRLAIELRAKPRITVVQRAEVPRVADSDRRIQLAIMGGLAGFILPGAVLLWWDVRRKPVNTAHELPHAVGVDVWGTIPLVPTRALQMLPEENGRSRRYQRWRALFSESVRKVAARIIRESEHERLQVIMVTSAVPGEGKTTLASQLAASLAQMGQKTVILDFDLRRPSLHEVFNLPISPGVSEVLRAEISLKDVVRPTELENLFVVTAGYWSPHRMAVLANGVIGGLFRQLREDFDFVIVDGSPVLPVADTRFISTHTDGVVLSVVRDISRAPQLRAARQVLESFHVRVLGAVMTGSAEDVYYAYPYHSPIVEGDSQRQEAPERG from the coding sequence ATGAGTGAACATCAACACCTCCCGGCACCAGTTGGCCAGGATCGCACCGGGGCGGCCAGGCCGTCTGCGCCGGCACCTCTTTACTTGGACGCTGAATGGCAACCCATCCCGGCGGCTGAAGCAGGGCAGGGGTTCGGAGCGTATCTGCACGCATTCCGCAGGCGGTGGCTCGCCGTCGCATTTTTGGGAATGCTTTGTGGAGCAGCAGCGGCTGCAGCCGCTTGGTTCCTCTTCATTCCTCAGTACACGGCGACGGCCCTCATTCGCGTTTCCTCGTCGGTTCAGTCGGTGCTATTTCCCACGCAACAGGGCGCGGGTCCGAGTTTCGATATCTATAAGGCGACGCAGCTTGAATATCTGCGCAGCCGTTTTGTGTTGGTGGCTGCACTGCGGCAGCCGGAGGTAGCTCGGCTTCCCTCCATTCGCGAGCAGATCGACCCGGTGCAATGGGTGAGCGAGCACCTGAGCGTGAGATTTCCGGGAAATTCAGAATTCATGAACGTGAGCTTCACAAGTACGCGCCCTGATGAAACCGCGGTCATCGTGAATGCGATCGTGGACGCGTACATGCGGGAGGTTGTGGATACGGAACAGCGCGAACGACGGCAGCGGCTGAGCGAACTGGACCAGCTTTATTCGGAAAAAGAGGCTGATGTCCGAAAACTGGAAAATGATTTGAAGTCCTTGAGCCAGCAATTGGAAACCGGGGACAGTCAGGCCTTGAGTCTTAAGCAGCAGATCACGCTGCAGCAGTTTTCAACGTATCGTAACGAGCTGATCAACGTACAGTTGCGGATGCTGCGGCTTCAGGGCGAACTGTCCATCAAGAAGGCCATTCGGGATAAGGCCGCCCAAATTCCTGTCACTGATCGCGAGATTGAAGCAGCCGCGCGGACCGATCCCGTCATTCTTCAGCTCCAGCTTCGCGAAAGCGAGTTGAAAAACCTGGTCGCACAAACCCGCGATGTGCTACGGCCGGAGATCGCGGCCCGATACGGCAATCGGTACGTGCAGGAACTAGCCGATGTGCAGAGCCGGATCAAGGCCCGCCGGGAGGAGATTCGTCAAGAGTTGGAGCAGCGACGTGTCCGCGATCTCGACGAGGAGATTGAAAACCTCAACTTTGAGCTTTCTATCCTGGCACAACAGCAGGATCAGCTCCAGAAAGAAGTCGAGAATGTCCGCCGTTCGGCTGAAACGTTTGGCAAAGGTTCTATTGAGGTGGAATTTCTGCGGGCGGAGGTCGAATTAGCCAGAAAGACCCTGCAAACGATTGCCGAAGAACGCAACCGCCTCGCTATTGAACTCCGCGCCAAGCCACGGATCACCGTTGTTCAGCGAGCAGAAGTCCCCCGGGTGGCTGACAGTGACCGGCGGATTCAGCTTGCGATTATGGGTGGGCTAGCGGGTTTCATTCTGCCCGGTGCGGTGCTTCTCTGGTGGGACGTGCGGCGGAAGCCGGTCAATACCGCTCACGAGTTGCCGCACGCAGTCGGAGTCGATGTGTGGGGCACAATTCCGCTGGTCCCGACGCGAGCCCTGCAAATGCTTCCCGAGGAAAATGGTCGGTCACGCCGATACCAGCGGTGGCGAGCGCTGTTCAGCGAGTCGGTTCGCAAGGTGGCTGCCAGGATCATCCGCGAGTCGGAGCATGAACGTTTGCAGGTGATCATGGTGACTAGCGCCGTCCCGGGAGAGGGCAAGACCACGCTCGCGTCCCAGTTGGCGGCCAGCCTGGCGCAAATGGGCCAAAAAACCGTCATTCTGGATTTTGACCTGCGACGGCCCTCACTCCATGAAGTATTCAATCTGCCGATTAGTCCGGGGGTGAGTGAAGTCCTGCGGGCGGAAATCTCGCTCAAGGATGTCGTGCGGCCCACTGAGTTGGAGAATCTGTTCGTGGTCACAGCCGGCTACTGGTCGCCGCATCGGATGGCGGTGCTTGCCAACGGTGTCATCGGCGGACTGTTCCGGCAACTTCGTGAAGATTTCGATTTCGTTATCGTCGATGGATCACCGGTGCTTCCGGTAGCCGACACACGATTCATCAGTACGCATACCGACGGTGTGGTCCTTTCGGTCGTGCGAGACATCAGTCGGGCTCCACAACTGCGGGCGGCCCGGCAGGTCCTTGAAAGTTTCCACGTGCGGGTGCTGGGAGCGGTAATGACCGGTTCCGCCGAGGACGTGTACTATGCGTATCCCTATCACTCGCCAATTGTAGAGGGCGACTCACAGCGGCAGGAAGCCCCAGAAAGGGGATGA
- a CDS encoding exosortase/archaeosortase family protein codes for MIENATEVQRQVVKMQHSGEDRSAQGVNKPPHFRIWVAFAGLLIVLVVIFWDALLVLVQRWAKEADYHHGFLVPIFAGYLLWRRRKLLGDFNSLAVTPSALAAGILCLVLAGMTRAVSVLYYVRIVDPAAIIPAFMGIILCLFGWRGLRWAWPAGVFLVFMLPMPGAVATLLSHPLQRVGTLASTFIIQTLGIPAIAEGNVITLREGQLEVVRACSGLKMMSLFFAVCWGAAFLTDRPWLDRVLMIVSAPPVALVANILRITLTAVLVEWGLTSANLDHELAGWLMMPMAVFLLYGEMALWDKMFLPAEEGPPRVITGEFPPKAVTARASESR; via the coding sequence ATGATCGAAAACGCAACAGAAGTGCAGCGACAGGTCGTCAAAATGCAACACAGCGGAGAAGATCGATCCGCTCAGGGGGTGAACAAACCGCCCCATTTCCGGATCTGGGTGGCTTTCGCGGGATTGCTTATTGTTCTCGTCGTGATCTTCTGGGACGCCCTTCTCGTCCTTGTTCAGAGATGGGCCAAAGAGGCCGACTATCATCATGGATTTTTGGTGCCGATTTTCGCGGGATATCTCTTGTGGAGACGGCGCAAACTTCTCGGTGACTTCAATTCTTTAGCCGTCACTCCATCCGCGCTGGCGGCCGGGATCCTGTGTCTCGTCCTGGCTGGCATGACGCGAGCAGTTTCCGTGCTCTACTATGTACGGATCGTCGACCCCGCGGCAATCATCCCAGCTTTCATGGGAATCATCTTGTGTCTGTTTGGATGGCGCGGCCTCCGCTGGGCCTGGCCGGCAGGGGTGTTTTTGGTCTTTATGCTGCCCATGCCGGGGGCGGTAGCGACCCTCTTGAGTCATCCGCTTCAGCGAGTGGGAACTCTTGCCTCAACGTTTATCATCCAAACCTTGGGAATCCCTGCGATTGCCGAGGGCAACGTCATCACACTCCGAGAAGGACAGCTCGAAGTGGTGCGGGCATGCAGTGGTTTGAAAATGATGAGCCTGTTTTTTGCCGTGTGCTGGGGCGCCGCGTTTCTCACCGATCGCCCCTGGCTGGATCGTGTGTTGATGATTGTCAGCGCGCCACCGGTGGCCCTTGTTGCCAATATCCTACGAATCACGTTGACAGCCGTCCTGGTGGAATGGGGGCTGACCAGCGCGAATCTGGATCACGAACTGGCCGGCTGGCTGATGATGCCCATGGCGGTCTTCCTTCTTTACGGTGAAATGGCCCTGTGGGACAAGATGTTCCTCCCCGCGGAAGAAGGCCCACCTCGTGTGATCACGGGAGAGTTCCCTCCCAAGGCTGTCACAGCGCGAGCGAGTGAGTCCCGCTGA